A genomic stretch from Spongiibacter nanhainus includes:
- the ccoP gene encoding cytochrome-c oxidase, cbb3-type subunit III: MSSFWSAWIIVLTVVSFILIVWLLFSNRKITVDENRKTTGHVYDGIEEYDNPLPAWWIKMFVISIIFGVGYLIAYPGLGNFPGLLNWTSVGQWEEEVQRADQANAELYQTFMQQDALALADDDKAMRIGKRLFANNCAVCHGVNAEGSYGFPNLTDNDWLYGGKPDQIRQSITHGRNGMMPAWESMLGNEGLAAMTQYVLSLSADNANSSANAEPSAAAQQYAQLCASCHGADGTGNPMLGAPNLTDDTWLYGGDAGRIKHSIAKGRSGKMPAHKDMLSAEKIHLLTAYVYQLSQDSPQTASR; this comes from the coding sequence ATGAGTAGTTTCTGGAGTGCCTGGATCATCGTCTTGACGGTGGTCTCCTTTATCCTGATCGTGTGGCTGTTGTTCAGCAATCGCAAAATCACAGTAGATGAGAACCGTAAAACCACCGGCCATGTCTACGATGGCATTGAGGAGTATGACAACCCACTGCCAGCTTGGTGGATCAAGATGTTTGTCATTTCCATCATCTTCGGTGTCGGCTACCTGATCGCCTACCCCGGGCTGGGGAACTTTCCCGGGCTGCTGAACTGGACCTCTGTGGGCCAGTGGGAAGAAGAAGTCCAGCGCGCCGATCAGGCAAACGCTGAGCTCTATCAGACCTTTATGCAGCAAGACGCCCTGGCCTTAGCCGACGACGACAAGGCCATGCGCATCGGCAAACGCTTGTTTGCCAATAACTGTGCGGTGTGCCACGGCGTTAATGCCGAAGGCAGCTATGGTTTCCCCAACCTGACCGATAACGACTGGCTGTATGGCGGCAAGCCCGATCAGATTCGCCAGTCCATTACCCATGGACGCAATGGAATGATGCCGGCCTGGGAGAGCATGCTGGGCAACGAGGGCTTGGCGGCCATGACTCAGTATGTCCTGTCCTTGTCTGCCGACAATGCCAACAGCAGCGCCAACGCCGAGCCTTCCGCGGCGGCACAGCAATACGCGCAACTCTGCGCCAGCTGCCACGGCGCCGACGGTACCGGCAATCCGATGTTGGGCGCCCCCAACCTCACCGACGATACCTGGCTCTACGGCGGCGACGCCGGGCGCATCAAACACAGCATCGCCAAAGGCCGGTCCGGCAAAATGCCTGCCCACAAAGACATGCTAAGTGCTGAGAAAATCCACTTGTTAACCGCTTATGTGTATCAACTCAGCCAGGACTCACCGCAAACTGCGTCCAGGTAA
- a CDS encoding Yip1 family protein: MTTLISNPFGFLFSPRRQWQAVGKLSDASLPSKLLYAIILAAGPSAAWYYGATKVGWTVGDGGVILLSEASAFRIVIAFYFAMLASLAIIGYFIHWMADTYGSDSSMVKGMVVASYTATPLFIAGLCGVYPVFWFDMLLGIASLCWSVYLLYIGIPAVMHIPEERGFLYASAVVGVCMVIFMALMGGVVILWDNGLAPVFVDG, encoded by the coding sequence GTGACCACTTTAATCAGCAATCCATTTGGTTTTCTGTTTTCGCCCCGCCGACAATGGCAGGCCGTCGGTAAGTTAAGCGACGCCTCGCTGCCGTCTAAACTCCTCTACGCCATCATCTTAGCGGCTGGTCCCAGCGCGGCCTGGTACTACGGGGCCACAAAGGTCGGCTGGACCGTGGGGGACGGCGGTGTGATCCTGCTCTCCGAGGCCAGCGCCTTTCGGATCGTGATCGCGTTTTACTTTGCCATGCTGGCCTCCCTCGCCATCATCGGCTATTTCATCCACTGGATGGCCGATACCTACGGCAGCGATTCCTCGATGGTCAAAGGCATGGTCGTGGCCAGCTATACAGCTACACCGCTGTTCATCGCCGGGCTTTGTGGTGTTTACCCGGTGTTCTGGTTCGACATGCTGCTGGGCATTGCCAGTCTGTGCTGGTCGGTTTATCTGCTCTATATCGGCATTCCCGCAGTGATGCATATTCCCGAAGAACGCGGTTTTCTCTACGCCTCCGCCGTGGTCGGTGTATGCATGGTGATATTTATGGCCTTGATGGGCGGGGTGGTCATTTTGTGGGACAACGGCTTAGCACCTGTCTTTGTCGATGGCTAA
- the ccoN gene encoding cytochrome-c oxidase, cbb3-type subunit I produces the protein MDSQTQHPTYDYKVVKQFTIMTVVWAIVGMAVGVLLAAQLVWPALNFDTPWLSFGRLRPLHTNAVIFAFGGCALMGSSLYVVQRTCQARLFGGPLVPFVFWGWQLVILLAAITLPMGYTTSKEYAELEWPIDILITLVWVAYAVVFFGTIMRRKMHHIYVANWFYGAFIVTVAVLHIVNSLAIPVTLTKSYSVYAGAVDAMIQWWYGHNAVGFFLTAGFLGMMYYFVPKQAERPVYSYRLSIVHFWALVSVYIWAGPHHLHYTALPDWAQSLGMVMSLILLAPSWGGMINGIMTLSGAWHKLRDDPILRFLIVSLSFYGMSTFEGPMMSIKTVNSLSHYTDWTIGHVHSGALGWVAMISVGMVYHLVPVLFNRAKMYSIPAISLHFWLSTIGTVLYIASMWVNGIVQGLMWRAYNSDGSLTYSFAESVLASHPGYIVRFLGGAMFLVGMVIMAWNVWMTIRSNEEETVPAAAAEVAA, from the coding sequence ATGGATTCACAAACCCAACACCCGACTTACGATTATAAGGTGGTCAAGCAGTTCACCATTATGACCGTAGTCTGGGCCATAGTCGGTATGGCGGTGGGCGTGCTACTGGCTGCACAGCTGGTATGGCCGGCGCTGAACTTTGATACCCCTTGGCTCAGCTTCGGCCGGCTGCGACCGCTACATACCAATGCCGTTATATTCGCCTTTGGCGGTTGCGCACTGATGGGGTCATCACTCTATGTGGTGCAGCGCACCTGCCAAGCGCGCTTGTTTGGCGGTCCCCTGGTGCCCTTTGTGTTTTGGGGCTGGCAATTGGTCATTCTTCTGGCAGCGATCACCCTGCCGATGGGCTACACCACTTCCAAGGAATATGCCGAGCTGGAGTGGCCCATCGATATCCTTATTACCTTGGTATGGGTAGCCTATGCGGTGGTTTTCTTCGGCACGATCATGCGCCGTAAAATGCACCACATCTATGTGGCCAACTGGTTTTACGGCGCCTTTATTGTCACCGTGGCAGTGCTGCATATCGTTAACAGTTTGGCGATCCCCGTTACCCTGACCAAGTCTTACTCGGTTTACGCTGGTGCCGTCGATGCCATGATTCAGTGGTGGTACGGCCACAACGCGGTGGGCTTCTTCCTGACCGCCGGCTTCCTGGGCATGATGTACTACTTTGTTCCCAAGCAAGCCGAGCGTCCGGTCTACTCCTACCGGCTGTCCATTGTCCACTTTTGGGCGCTGGTGTCGGTCTACATCTGGGCGGGACCTCACCATCTGCACTACACCGCGCTGCCCGACTGGGCGCAGAGCCTGGGTATGGTGATGTCACTGATCCTGCTGGCACCCAGCTGGGGCGGCATGATCAACGGCATCATGACCCTCTCTGGCGCCTGGCACAAACTGCGGGACGATCCGATTTTGCGCTTCTTGATTGTGTCGCTGTCCTTCTACGGTATGTCCACCTTCGAAGGCCCCATGATGTCCATCAAGACAGTGAACTCGCTATCCCACTACACCGACTGGACCATCGGCCACGTACACTCGGGCGCACTGGGTTGGGTGGCAATGATCTCGGTGGGCATGGTGTACCACTTGGTGCCGGTGCTGTTTAACCGCGCCAAAATGTACAGCATCCCCGCCATCAGCCTGCACTTTTGGCTGTCCACCATCGGTACGGTGCTGTACATCGCTTCGATGTGGGTCAACGGCATTGTTCAGGGGCTAATGTGGCGCGCCTATAACAGTGACGGCAGCCTGACTTACAGCTTTGCCGAATCCGTACTGGCCAGCCATCCCGGCTACATTGTCCGCTTCCTGGGCGGCGCGATGTTCCTGGTGGGTATGGTCATCATGGCCTGGAACGTTTGGATGACTATTCGCAGCAACGAGGAAGAAACCGTACCGGCGGCCGCGGCGGAGGTAGCAGCATGA
- a CDS encoding hemerythrin domain-containing protein, with product MTALIEQLERDHQQMLRMMYIFKRDLTCLSSEPTLAEGFVPLVDILDYVKVYPENWHHPAEDILFHQLRRKPQVNLQAIDLVLSDHPRLEALTTQLGLIFRELQQASMHPSGPVLRLAHRFCSEQIAHIHAERNIFNAINQRFEADDWQRVNAAIAQRFQRSQGSSSSETAQLPATHAPFRLVCQYP from the coding sequence ATGACGGCACTAATTGAGCAGCTGGAGCGGGATCATCAGCAGATGCTGCGAATGATGTACATTTTTAAACGCGACCTCACCTGCTTGAGCTCGGAGCCCACACTAGCAGAGGGGTTCGTCCCGCTGGTGGATATTCTCGACTACGTGAAAGTCTATCCGGAGAACTGGCATCATCCGGCTGAGGATATTCTGTTCCACCAACTGCGCCGCAAACCCCAGGTCAACCTTCAGGCAATCGATCTGGTGTTAAGTGACCACCCCCGACTCGAGGCACTGACCACCCAGCTGGGGCTGATTTTTCGCGAGTTGCAGCAGGCCAGTATGCACCCCAGTGGCCCGGTTCTGCGCCTGGCCCACCGATTTTGCAGTGAGCAAATTGCCCATATTCACGCCGAGCGCAACATTTTTAATGCTATTAACCAGCGTTTCGAAGCAGACGATTGGCAGCGGGTTAACGCGGCCATAGCCCAGCGTTTTCAGCGGAGCCAGGGCTCAAGCAGCAGCGAAACAGCGCAACTACCGGCCACGCATGCGCCCTTCCGGTTGGTTTGTCAGTACCCCTGA
- the ccoG gene encoding cytochrome c oxidase accessory protein CcoG: protein MNANHPFDTQRANGGDANRDPDRIPVEEFAPAEVSEIDLYQKREKIYTRKIEGFYQRLRTLTGWPLLAGFFLLPWFNWDGRQSVLFDLPARQFHVLGFTFWPQDLTMLAWVLIIAAFALFAVTNLAGRVWCGYSCPQTVWTSMFMWIEQKVEGSRNQRMKLDAAPWSLNKAGKKALKLSLWLALAFYTGFTFVGYFTPIHELGYDFYRLDVNPWAAVWVGIFTLLTFLNAGWMREQVCQYMCPYARFQSAMFDPDTLIISYDEKRGEPRGSRKRHDNPSELGLGDCVDCQLCVQVCPTGIDIRDGLQYQCIGCALCIDACNSVMDKLGYQKGLIRYTTENSLDGKPSRIMRPRLLGYIVAVIVMTGLLGYKIVDRDTLELSVLRDRQSLYVENSQGGIDNIYTIKVANKTQQSHRYKLSVSAPHSLEWIGAKEVEVLTGEVVELPVKLRTQQGEGLPTHFDVTFNAEPMDTEGDIQQSESRFFTPGQSR from the coding sequence ATGAACGCCAATCACCCTTTCGATACCCAGCGCGCCAACGGTGGGGATGCTAATCGGGACCCCGATCGCATCCCCGTTGAGGAGTTTGCGCCCGCCGAGGTATCGGAGATCGATCTGTATCAAAAGCGCGAGAAGATCTACACGCGCAAGATCGAGGGCTTCTATCAACGCTTGCGTACCTTGACCGGCTGGCCACTGTTGGCTGGTTTTTTCCTGTTGCCGTGGTTTAACTGGGACGGACGGCAATCAGTGTTGTTCGACTTGCCGGCGCGGCAGTTTCACGTACTGGGCTTTACCTTCTGGCCACAGGATCTGACCATGCTGGCGTGGGTGTTGATCATCGCCGCTTTTGCGCTATTTGCGGTAACCAACCTCGCCGGCCGGGTATGGTGTGGTTACAGCTGTCCGCAAACCGTATGGACCAGTATGTTCATGTGGATAGAACAAAAGGTAGAGGGCAGCCGCAATCAACGAATGAAATTAGATGCAGCGCCCTGGAGCCTTAATAAGGCGGGTAAAAAAGCCCTGAAGTTATCGCTTTGGTTGGCACTGGCGTTCTACACAGGCTTTACCTTTGTCGGCTATTTCACCCCCATCCACGAGCTGGGCTACGACTTTTACCGATTGGATGTGAACCCCTGGGCAGCGGTCTGGGTGGGTATTTTCACCCTGCTGACCTTCCTCAATGCCGGTTGGATGCGGGAGCAGGTGTGCCAATATATGTGCCCCTATGCACGTTTTCAGTCGGCGATGTTCGATCCCGATACCTTGATCATCTCCTACGACGAAAAACGTGGTGAACCACGTGGCTCCCGCAAACGGCACGACAATCCCAGTGAGCTGGGCCTGGGTGACTGCGTGGATTGCCAACTTTGTGTGCAGGTTTGCCCCACCGGTATCGATATTCGCGACGGTCTCCAGTACCAGTGTATTGGCTGTGCGCTGTGTATCGACGCCTGTAATTCAGTTATGGACAAGCTGGGCTACCAGAAGGGCCTGATTCGCTACACCACCGAAAACAGTCTCGACGGCAAGCCCTCACGGATTATGCGCCCCAGGCTGCTGGGCTATATTGTCGCGGTAATCGTGATGACCGGCCTGCTGGGCTACAAGATCGTAGATCGGGACACACTGGAACTAAGCGTTCTGCGGGACCGGCAGTCCCTCTATGTCGAGAACAGCCAGGGAGGCATCGACAATATTTACACCATTAAAGTCGCCAACAAGACCCAACAATCCCACCGCTATAAACTGTCGGTATCGGCACCCCACAGCCTGGAGTGGATTGGCGCGAAGGAAGTTGAGGTGCTCACTGGTGAAGTGGTGGAACTGCCGGTGAAATTGCGCACTCAACAAGGCGAGGGCCT
- a CDS encoding cbb3-type cytochrome oxidase subunit 3 encodes MDQDSLRALSTLLVFLAFIGITVSVYWRGRKSYFDEAASLPFADEDVDNKQRENRDE; translated from the coding sequence ATGGACCAAGACAGCCTGAGAGCCCTCTCCACCCTATTGGTTTTTTTAGCCTTCATCGGCATCACAGTCAGTGTTTACTGGCGGGGTCGCAAATCTTATTTTGACGAGGCCGCCTCCCTGCCCTTTGCCGATGAAGATGTAGACAACAAGCAGCGGGAGAACCGCGATGAGTAG
- the hemN gene encoding oxygen-independent coproporphyrinogen III oxidase, producing MTALATALSTTTTPTELPAQLIEKYSVAGPRYTSYPTALMFTEDFGADDYQQRLQKARKAVAGLSLYVHLPFCRRLCYYCACNKVVTKDPEAAERYLQYLKREIELVSKLTGKRRPVNQLHFGGGTPTFLSDSQLIELVHSLASHFNISDSDRREYSIEIDPRTVTADRLALLRGLGFNRLSFGVQDTDPEVQQAINRVQSTAELTELVGAARAYRFRSISFDLIYGLPRQNCQTLSTTLDDVIALEPERISLYQYAHLPDRFPPQRAIERQTLPSSAEKLAMLQLASKILADAGYQHIGMDHFVRNDDDLAICQRAGRLQRNFQGYSTAMAPDLIGLGVSSISEVGDCFAQNAKDLDQYYRALEQNQLPTERGCTKTRDDEVRGYIIKELACNLHLSSQALLQRFGLSLSEAFADELKRLESFVQDGLVELSAAGIQVTETGRMMLRNVCMVFDQYLDNHPDKYSRTL from the coding sequence ATGACCGCACTAGCCACCGCACTGTCCACAACGACAACGCCTACCGAGCTGCCGGCTCAGCTTATTGAGAAATACAGCGTTGCCGGGCCCCGCTATACCTCCTACCCCACTGCTCTGATGTTTACGGAGGATTTTGGCGCCGACGATTACCAGCAACGTTTACAGAAGGCCCGCAAGGCAGTCGCCGGCTTATCCCTCTACGTTCACCTGCCGTTTTGCCGACGGCTTTGCTACTACTGCGCTTGCAACAAAGTGGTCACCAAAGACCCGGAGGCCGCTGAACGCTACCTGCAATATCTAAAGCGCGAAATTGAGCTGGTGTCCAAGCTCACCGGCAAGCGGCGCCCCGTGAACCAACTGCACTTTGGCGGCGGCACACCGACATTTTTGAGCGACTCCCAGCTCATTGAGCTGGTCCACAGTCTGGCCAGCCATTTCAATATCAGCGATAGCGACCGCCGGGAGTATTCCATAGAGATCGACCCCCGAACCGTCACCGCTGACCGCCTGGCGCTGCTGCGGGGTTTGGGCTTTAACCGACTCAGCTTTGGTGTCCAGGACACCGATCCCGAAGTTCAGCAGGCCATCAACCGGGTGCAGAGCACCGCCGAGCTCACTGAGCTGGTTGGCGCTGCTAGGGCCTACCGATTCCGCTCCATCAGCTTTGATCTGATCTACGGTTTGCCCAGGCAAAATTGCCAAACCCTATCTACAACCTTGGATGACGTGATCGCCCTAGAGCCCGAGCGAATCTCTCTCTACCAATATGCCCACCTGCCCGACCGCTTTCCACCCCAGCGGGCCATCGAGCGCCAAACTCTGCCCAGCAGCGCTGAGAAACTCGCCATGTTGCAACTGGCCAGCAAAATTCTGGCCGATGCTGGGTATCAGCATATCGGCATGGACCATTTTGTGCGTAACGATGACGACCTGGCTATTTGCCAGCGCGCCGGCCGCCTGCAGCGCAATTTTCAGGGCTACTCCACCGCCATGGCACCCGACCTGATCGGCCTGGGCGTGTCCTCGATCAGTGAGGTTGGAGACTGCTTTGCTCAGAATGCCAAAGATTTGGACCAATACTATCGCGCACTGGAACAGAACCAGCTACCGACTGAGCGAGGCTGCACCAAAACTAGGGACGACGAAGTCAGGGGCTATATCATTAAAGAACTGGCCTGCAATCTGCACCTATCCTCCCAAGCTCTGCTCCAGCGTTTTGGCCTCTCACTCTCCGAGGCCTTTGCTGACGAATTAAAACGTCTGGAAAGTTTTGTCCAGGACGGATTGGTAGAGCTTTCAGCCGCCGGTATTCAGGTCACGGAAACCGGTAGAATGATGTTGCGGAATGTGTGCATGGTGTTTGATCAATACTTGGACAACCACCCCGACAAATACTCCAGAACGCTATAA
- the ccoO gene encoding cytochrome-c oxidase, cbb3-type subunit II — protein sequence MKHEVVEKNIGLMIVFIIIAISFGALVELVPLFFQKQTTEPIEGLKPLNALQLTGRDIYIREGCTVCHSQMVRPMRSETERYGHYSVAGEHVYEHPFLWGSKRTGPDLARVGERYSDEWHRAHLYNPRDVVPESIMPSYPWLFNNEIDGELVGKKMAALRKVGVPYTDSQISGAAEAVAGKYEIDAVVAYLQQLGTLIKYKR from the coding sequence ATGAAACACGAAGTTGTCGAAAAGAACATCGGCTTGATGATCGTCTTTATCATTATCGCCATTAGTTTTGGCGCCCTGGTGGAGCTGGTTCCGCTGTTCTTTCAAAAGCAAACCACTGAGCCCATAGAGGGGCTCAAGCCACTGAACGCGCTGCAGTTGACCGGCCGGGACATCTATATCCGCGAGGGTTGCACTGTATGCCACTCCCAGATGGTTCGCCCCATGCGCTCCGAAACCGAGCGCTACGGTCACTACTCGGTAGCCGGTGAGCACGTATACGAGCACCCCTTTCTGTGGGGTTCCAAGCGCACCGGACCGGACCTGGCCCGGGTCGGCGAACGCTACAGCGACGAGTGGCACCGCGCCCACCTGTACAACCCCCGGGATGTGGTGCCGGAGTCCATCATGCCCTCCTACCCCTGGCTGTTTAACAATGAAATCGACGGCGAGTTGGTAGGCAAGAAAATGGCAGCACTGCGCAAAGTGGGTGTGCCCTATACCGACAGCCAAATTAGCGGCGCCGCCGAAGCGGTGGCAGGCAAGTACGAAATCGACGCGGTCGTAGCGTACCTGCAGCAGCTCGGCACTCTGATTAAGTACAAGCGTTGA
- the fnr gene encoding fumarate/nitrate reduction transcriptional regulator Fnr, with the protein MIATSEKTVREDKHCPHNAAINCTNCRLSGICLPLALEQDEIVQLDEIVQRGRPLQKRQHAYREGDTFTSVFAVRSGSFKAYSVTDTGEEQVTGFYFPGEIMGMDGIGQNRYASSAQALETSAICEIPFSRIQELSGRLPNMQGHFFRLLSQEIVEDQRHMTLLSKNTAEQRVASLLISISARNARRKLSPNRFRLPMSRGDIGHFLGLTIETVSRVFSRFAKQGLIEIENKDVSILDVPALQHIAAQED; encoded by the coding sequence ATGATTGCCACAAGCGAAAAGACGGTGCGAGAGGACAAACACTGCCCACATAATGCTGCCATCAACTGCACCAACTGTAGGTTGAGCGGCATTTGCCTGCCATTGGCGCTGGAACAGGACGAAATTGTCCAGTTGGATGAAATTGTGCAGCGGGGGCGCCCCCTGCAAAAGCGCCAGCACGCCTACCGGGAGGGCGATACCTTTACCTCGGTATTTGCCGTTCGCTCGGGCTCATTCAAAGCCTACAGTGTCACCGACACCGGCGAAGAGCAGGTGACCGGGTTTTACTTTCCCGGTGAAATTATGGGCATGGATGGCATCGGCCAGAACCGCTACGCCAGCTCGGCCCAGGCGCTGGAAACCTCAGCCATTTGTGAAATCCCGTTTTCCCGTATCCAGGAACTCAGTGGCCGCCTGCCCAATATGCAGGGGCACTTTTTCCGCCTACTCAGTCAGGAGATTGTCGAGGACCAGCGGCACATGACTTTGCTAAGCAAGAATACCGCTGAGCAACGTGTCGCCTCGCTACTGATCAGCATCTCTGCCCGCAATGCCCGGCGCAAGCTGTCGCCCAACCGCTTTCGCCTACCTATGTCCCGCGGCGATATTGGTCACTTCCTGGGCCTGACAATTGAGACGGTGAGCCGGGTATTCAGTCGCTTTGCCAAGCAAGGGCTGATTGAGATCGAGAACAAAGACGTCTCTATACTAGATGTGCCCGCCCTGCAGCACATCGCAGCACAGGAAGACTAG